A DNA window from Suncus etruscus isolate mSunEtr1 chromosome 8, mSunEtr1.pri.cur, whole genome shotgun sequence contains the following coding sequences:
- the LOC126016414 gene encoding LOW QUALITY PROTEIN: zinc finger protein 883-like (The sequence of the model RefSeq protein was modified relative to this genomic sequence to represent the inferred CDS: inserted 2 bases in 1 codon) — MPEDFWFPVECLGVKVSPPNTSLFGGVSSVEIEAYPLPLTIKFPATQSLSVFTQRGMVAFEDVAVAFSWEEWQHLDEGQRSLYRDVMLETYSHLESLGHTAIKPEVIIRLEQRADPWMVYSPMQSLTDIQPVHGLIEHNQKSQDKWFWQAGITQRKETANERSDWNSIHISKLVINNGNDRIMMPEKYDVFKNNFLTVDPDVIHPLQKLADHRIFYEVSNITKHSEMQGGEKSRECQTPSQFSVFNIHQRTNILDRIYECIECEKTLFESQRLIEHQRNHTVEQYYDYKEWMKTLSWKSDFTQHERNHIGEKPYECKECRKYFPNKSQLTRHGRIHTGEKPYGCKECKKSFSSKSHLTQHERVHTGEKPYECKECRKNFFNKSHLAQHERIHTGEKPYECKECRKAFICKSALTKHERIHTGEKPYECKECRKSFSDKSHLNRHERIHTGEKPYECSECRKIFSWKAHLTQHKRIHTGEKPYECKECRKSFSCKSSLTKHERIHTGEKPYECKECKEAFSCKSVLTRHERIHTGEKPYECKECRKRFSNKSHLTRHERIHTGEKPYRWKECRKRFSCKSXSSLHMRIHTGQKPYE, encoded by the exons atgcCTGAAGACTTCTGGTTCCCAGTAGAGTGCCTGGGGGTAAAAGTGAGTCCAccaaatacaag CTTGTTTGGGGGAGTATCTTCTGTGGAAATAGAAGCATATCCTCTTCCTCTGACGATCAAGTTTCCTGCAACCCAGTCCTTGTCAGTTTTCACCCAAAGAG GAATGGTGGCGTTTGAGGATGTGGCCGTGGCCTTCTCCTGGGAAGAGTGGCAGCACCTGGATGAAGGGCAGAGGAGCCTCTACAGGGACGTGATGCTGGAAACCTACAGTCACCTGGAGTCACTGG GACATACAGCCATCAAACCTGAAGTAATCATCAGGTTGGAACAAAGAGCAGATCCATGGATGGTATATTCCCCAATGCAGAGCCTCACAG ATATTCAGCCTGTTCATGGCTTGATTGAACATAACCAGAAAAGTCAAGATAAATGGTTTTGGCAAGCTGGAATTACCCAGAGGAAAGAAACAGCAAATGAGAGAAGTGATTGGAATTCTATACATATTTCTAAATTGGTGATAAATAATGGAAACGATCGTATCATGATGCCTGAGAAGTATGATGTATTTAAGAACAATTTTCTGACTGTTGACCCCGATGTGATCCACCCTCTACAGAAACTTGCAGACCACAGAATATTCTATGAAGTTAGTAATATCACTAAACATTCAGAAATGCAAGGTGGTGAAAAATCTCGTGAGTGTCAGACGCCCAGTCAGTTTTCAGTCTTCAATATACATCAGAGAACAAACATTCTAGACAGAATATATGAATGTATCGAGTGTGAAAAAACTTTATTTGAGTCACAGAGGCTCATTGAACACCAAAGAAATCACACAGTGGAGCAATATTATGACTATAAAGAGTGGATGAAGACATTGTCCTGGAAGTcagacttcactcaacatgagagAAATCACATCGGAGAAAAACCGTACGAATGTAAAGAATGTAGGAAATATTTCCCTAATAAGTCACAGCTCACTCGACATGGGAGGattcacacaggagagaaacccTATGGGTGTAAAGAGTGTAAGAAAAGTTTTTCTAGTAAGTCACACCTCACTCAACATGAGAGAGTCCACACAGGAGAGAAACCCTATGAATGTAAGGAATGTCGGAAAAACTTCTTTAATAAATCACACCTTGCTCAACATGAGAGAattcacacaggagagaaacccTATGAGTGTAAAGAATGTAGGAAAGCATTCATATGTAAGTCGGCACTCACTAAACACGAGAGAAttcacacaggggagaagccctatgaaTGTAAAGAATGCAGGAAAAGTTTCTCTGATAAGTCACATCTCAATAGACATGAGAGGATACACACGGGAGAGAAACCCTATGAGTGTAGTGAATGTCGAAAAATATTTTCGTGGAAAGCACACCTCACTCAACATAAGAGAattcacacaggagagaaacccTACGAATGTAAAGAATGTAGAAAATCTTTCTCATGCAAGTCAAGCCTCACTAAACATGAGAGAATTCACACAGGCGAGAAACCCTACGAATGTAAAGAATGTAAAGAAGCTTTCTCATGTAAGTCAGTCCTTACTCGACATGAGAGAATTCACACGGGAGAAAAACCTTACGAATGTAAAGAATGTAGGAAACGTTTTTCTAATAAGTCGCACCTCACTCGACACGAGAGAattcacacaggagagaaacccTACAGATGGAAAGAATGCAGGAAAAGATTCTCATGTAAATC TTCCTCACTCCACATGAGAATTCACACAGGACAGAAACCCTATGAGtga